A portion of the Mytilus galloprovincialis chromosome 12, xbMytGall1.hap1.1, whole genome shotgun sequence genome contains these proteins:
- the LOC143054395 gene encoding uncharacterized protein LOC143054395: protein MKDLMKRRSTLPKIEEDLTFSNLENENDDDDIDANSADDKHSRAGNSNEGIAEVLLESVQTKCSDHIKNDSPDIAEIKFNSNNCNCGSNAVNFNKCSKENGHCTHTCTRFNTDGTLAFENNKNYSVINSFDNVSCTNFNNRFCASDDETDNSDVRTSDLEVLKAKTAQLKLKTRRPSYVAWKQQFTCGRISLTNSSVYARDNDPLTEDAANRIDSSLEWIRKELVEMRLEDQSLAKKFLKLRSDIHKLKLKWSCKEHEDMIEDTQDDIEDIQALQMICDRPLEPLRSEHLRKFGVTKMNIASRRFSTC, encoded by the exons ATGAAAGACTTAATGAAAAGACGTTCGACTCTCCCAAAAATTGAAGAAGATCTAACTTTTTCGAATTTAGAAAACGAAAATGATGACGATGATATTGATGCAAATTCAGCAGACGACAAACATTCACGTGCTGGAAATTCAAATGAAGGAATAGCGGAAGTACTTTTAGAGAGCGTTCAAACAAAATGTTCGGATCATATAAAAAACGATTCACCTGATATtgctgaaataaaatttaattcaaataattgtaATTGTGGAAGTAATGCTGTAAACTTTAATAAGTGTTCTAAGGAGAATGGACATTGTACACATACATGTACCCGTTTCAATACTGATGGAACTTTAgcatttgaaaacaataaaaactatTCAGTTATTAATAGTTTCGATAATGTAAGTTGTACCAATTTCAACAACAGATTTTGTGCGAGCGATGACGAGACTGATAATTCTGACGTTAGGACTTCAGATCTTGAAGTTTTAAAGGCTAAGACAGCCCAACTGAAATTAAAAACGAGAAGACCAAGTTACGTTGCTTGGAAACAACAATTCACGTGTGGAAGAATCAGTCTGACAAATAGCAGTGTCTATGCACGTGATAACGACCCTTTAACGGAAGACGCAGCAAATAGAATAGATTCATCCTTGGAATGGATACGAAAAGAATTG GTGGAAATGCGATTAGAAGACCAGTCATTGGCTAAGAAGTTTTTGAAGCTACGAAGTGACATTcacaaactaaaattaaaatggagCTGTAAAGAGCATGAGGACATGATTGAGGACACACAAGATGACATTGAAGATATACAAGCATTACAAATGATTTGTGACCGCCCACTTGAACCTCTAAGAAGTGAACATCTTCGAAAATTcggtgtaacaaaaatgaatattGCTTCTAGGAGGTTTTCTACCTGCTGA